In Deinococcus sedimenti, a single genomic region encodes these proteins:
- a CDS encoding class I SAM-dependent methyltransferase — MNYDEFADLYDHQYDVYRDDLHHYARVGEQARGPVLEIGSGTGRVTTFLARRGVDITGLEPSARMIERAQDRAQREGLTVKYVQGDARTFSLDQRFDTVIAPFNALMHLYTPNEQLQAMHNIHAHLKKGGHFTFDLYVPRFGKPHTLRHEGETFHAPDGSRTDVFLVQRHDKPRQHITTEYHVDTTAPDGTLKRRHYTLTQRYYTRYEVEWLLRFAGFESPRVTGSFQGGPLDAHSEVMVFSTRAV, encoded by the coding sequence GTGAACTACGACGAGTTTGCCGACCTGTACGACCACCAGTACGACGTGTACCGCGACGACCTGCACCACTACGCCCGCGTGGGCGAACAGGCGCGCGGCCCGGTGCTGGAGATCGGCTCCGGCACCGGCCGCGTCACGACGTTCCTCGCGCGGCGCGGCGTGGACATCACGGGCCTGGAACCCAGCGCGCGCATGATCGAACGCGCCCAGGACCGCGCCCAGCGCGAGGGGCTGACCGTGAAGTACGTGCAGGGCGACGCGCGCACCTTCAGCCTCGACCAGCGCTTCGACACGGTCATCGCGCCGTTCAACGCCCTGATGCACCTCTACACGCCCAACGAGCAGCTGCAGGCCATGCATAACATCCACGCGCACCTGAAAAAGGGCGGGCACTTCACCTTCGACCTGTACGTCCCCCGCTTCGGCAAACCCCACACCCTGCGCCACGAGGGCGAGACCTTCCACGCGCCCGACGGCAGCCGCACCGACGTGTTCCTCGTGCAGCGGCACGACAAACCCCGCCAGCACATCACCACCGAGTACCACGTGGACACCACCGCGCCCGACGGCACCCTGAAACGCCGCCACTACACCCTGACGCAGCGGTACTACACCCGCTACGAGGTCGAATGGCTGCTGCGCTTCGCGGGCTTCGAGAGCCCCCGCGTGACCGGGTCCTTCCAGGGCGGCCCGCTTGACGCCCACAGCGAGGTCATGGTCTTCAGCACCCGCGCCGTGTAA
- a CDS encoding polysaccharide deacetylase family protein: MTRPWRWLAGIAAGAALYIGLPYLLVQRGGLGIVTRGDPARRQVALTFDDGPDPRSTSLVLDTLRAAGVQATFFILPALGRQHPDLLRRLLDEGHEVLPHAHRHQHAWTLLPWVAFRDPGQATREVEQLTGTRPRFQRPPHGAYSLATVLGQHATGVTGVHWTVEARDWAADATPDTVRAEVARQVTPGGIIVLHDAGPGARTTPAALPGILEDLHSRGFEVVPLRDLRGARPGTLRDVWRTLRGR, encoded by the coding sequence GTGACCCGACCCTGGCGCTGGCTGGCGGGCATCGCGGCGGGCGCGGCCCTGTACATCGGCCTGCCGTACCTGCTCGTGCAGCGCGGCGGACTGGGCATCGTCACGCGCGGGGACCCGGCGCGGCGGCAGGTCGCCCTGACCTTCGACGACGGCCCGGACCCGCGCAGCACCTCCCTCGTGCTGGACACGCTGCGCGCGGCGGGCGTCCAGGCGACGTTCTTCATCCTACCCGCGCTGGGGCGGCAGCACCCGGACCTGCTGCGCCGTCTGCTCGACGAGGGCCACGAGGTCCTCCCGCACGCGCACCGGCACCAGCACGCCTGGACCCTGCTGCCCTGGGTCGCCTTCCGCGATCCAGGACAGGCCACGCGCGAGGTGGAGCAGCTCACCGGTACCCGCCCCCGCTTCCAGCGCCCCCCGCACGGTGCGTACAGCCTCGCCACGGTCCTGGGGCAGCACGCAACCGGAGTGACCGGCGTTCACTGGACGGTCGAGGCCCGCGACTGGGCCGCGGACGCCACCCCCGACACCGTTCGTGCCGAGGTGGCACGCCAGGTGACCCCCGGCGGGATCATCGTCCTGCACGACGCCGGACCCGGCGCCCGCACCACCCCGGCGGCCCTGCCCGGCATCCTGGAGGACCTGCACTCGCGCGGGTTCGAGGTCGTCCCGCTGCGCGACCTGCGCGGCGCGCGGCCCGGCACGCTGCGGGACGTGTGGCGCACCCTGCGCGGGCGGTGA
- a CDS encoding carboxylesterase/lipase family protein: MSDRLIRTTESGAVRGRAVSVGADVALAWLGVPYAAEAAGPLRFALPRPHGGWFGVRDATRFAPDVLQPLDPSVTLQPSREGSLVVNVWAPVTPGPHPVLVWFHGGAYRAGSGRLYDGREYAARRGVVVVTVNSRLGPLGYADFAGLFHDDRFAVNAGYLDQRSALAWVQRNVAVFGGDPARVTVAGESAGAVTVNLLLRDPATRGLLSGAVVQSGGVNQLSTRENSVDLAGEYARALGVTAATRDRLWSLPASAFVRSLHTLERVRARRLNSRPTLDGTVLPGSVPELLARPAAPVPLLAGANRDEYALFVKLPDRVFPRTDRPLLARVLTGHAGEVRAREVLAAYPDEPDGLVALGTDLFFHAANDALLAAHPAGAFRYRFDWGTRFFDLGAAHGMELLFLWPRPMGLSSGVIRGGQGTARAQLADAMQGAWAQFIHTGRPGTAWTPWTPDHPAFTRLDLDGLTITDAGERERLARWSGLLPAMP, encoded by the coding sequence GTGTCTGACCGGCTGATTCGCACCACCGAGTCCGGCGCCGTGCGGGGACGCGCGGTATCAGTCGGTGCGGACGTGGCGCTGGCGTGGCTGGGCGTGCCGTATGCGGCTGAAGCGGCTGGTCCGCTGCGGTTCGCTCTGCCTCGGCCGCACGGGGGCTGGTTCGGCGTGCGGGACGCCACGCGCTTCGCGCCGGACGTGCTGCAGCCCCTTGATCCGTCAGTGACGCTGCAACCCTCGCGGGAGGGCAGTCTGGTCGTGAACGTCTGGGCGCCAGTCACGCCGGGCCCGCATCCGGTGCTCGTGTGGTTCCACGGGGGGGCGTACCGCGCCGGGAGCGGGCGCCTGTACGACGGGCGGGAGTACGCGGCGCGCCGGGGCGTGGTGGTCGTGACGGTGAACTCGCGGCTGGGACCGCTGGGGTACGCGGATTTCGCGGGGTTGTTTCATGACGACCGTTTTGCGGTGAACGCCGGGTACCTGGATCAGCGCTCCGCGCTGGCGTGGGTGCAGCGGAACGTCGCGGTGTTCGGCGGGGACCCGGCGCGCGTGACGGTCGCGGGGGAATCGGCGGGCGCGGTGACGGTGAACCTGCTCCTGCGGGACCCGGCTACGCGGGGGCTGCTCTCGGGAGCGGTCGTGCAGAGTGGCGGCGTAAACCAACTGTCCACGCGGGAGAACAGCGTGGACCTCGCCGGGGAGTACGCGCGGGCGCTGGGCGTCACGGCCGCCACCCGGGACCGGCTGTGGTCCCTGCCGGCCTCGGCGTTCGTGCGGAGCCTGCACACGCTGGAACGCGTGCGGGCCCGGCGCCTGAACTCGCGCCCCACGCTGGACGGGACTGTACTGCCGGGCAGCGTGCCTGAACTGCTGGCCCGCCCGGCCGCGCCGGTGCCGCTGCTGGCCGGAGCGAACCGCGATGAGTACGCGCTGTTCGTGAAACTGCCGGACCGGGTGTTTCCCCGCACGGACCGCCCGCTGCTGGCCCGCGTCCTGACCGGACACGCCGGAGAGGTGCGGGCCCGTGAGGTGCTGGCCGCATACCCGGACGAGCCGGACGGGCTGGTGGCGCTGGGGACGGACCTGTTCTTCCACGCGGCGAACGACGCGCTGCTGGCCGCGCACCCGGCGGGGGCGTTCCGCTACCGCTTCGACTGGGGCACGCGGTTTTTCGACCTGGGCGCCGCGCACGGCATGGAACTGCTATTCCTGTGGCCCCGCCCGATGGGACTGTCGTCCGGCGTGATCCGCGGCGGGCAGGGGACGGCGCGCGCCCAACTGGCAGACGCGATGCAGGGGGCGTGGGCGCAGTTCATCCACACGGGCCGTCCAGGGACGGCTTGGACACCGTGGACGCCGGACCATCCGGCCTTCACGCGCCTGGACCTGGATGGCCTGACGATCACGGATGCGGGCGAGCGGGAACGCCTCGCCCGCTGGTCCGGGCTGCTGCCCGCGATGCCCTGA
- a CDS encoding potassium channel family protein encodes MFRTLLWLPGTLLVVAVLLDLIVTCIQTGEGRLSRAVHQPLYTLLRLTARWTGRRSLLSWSTPVLITGTLTAWTLLTWVGWTLIFWSQPGALLGAESGQPATLIATFYFVGYTISTLGLGEIIAPQPFWRVMTDVAAINGFFLLTFAITFVVPVAQVRTERRELALLLHRAGPGAQQLILNATHDHDRGLNSLVGDLHPLLNRLDAAHLNSPYLHRFHDHDRQDALDLHLPALGEALMIIQGALAGDCPRGLGRALASVDSLSRTFERTQARHPVLRAGEVPPAPDLQPLRDAGLELRSEEDFQKYLRPHAALRARLHAMARAGEWRWDQAATPVADA; translated from the coding sequence ATGTTCCGCACGCTGCTCTGGCTGCCCGGCACGCTGCTGGTCGTGGCCGTGCTGCTGGACCTCATCGTCACCTGTATCCAGACGGGCGAGGGGCGACTCAGCCGCGCCGTGCACCAGCCGCTCTACACCCTGCTGCGCCTGACCGCCCGCTGGACCGGACGACGTTCGCTGCTGTCCTGGTCCACGCCGGTCCTGATCACCGGCACCCTGACGGCCTGGACGCTGCTGACCTGGGTGGGCTGGACCCTGATCTTCTGGTCGCAGCCCGGCGCACTCCTCGGCGCGGAGAGCGGGCAGCCCGCCACCCTCATCGCCACGTTCTACTTCGTGGGCTACACCATCAGCACCCTGGGCCTCGGCGAGATCATCGCGCCGCAGCCCTTCTGGCGCGTCATGACGGACGTGGCGGCCATCAACGGCTTCTTCCTGCTGACCTTCGCCATCACGTTCGTCGTCCCGGTCGCGCAGGTCCGCACCGAACGGCGCGAACTGGCCCTGCTACTTCACCGCGCCGGGCCGGGCGCGCAGCAGCTCATCCTGAACGCCACGCACGACCACGACCGGGGCCTGAACAGTCTGGTCGGGGACCTGCACCCCCTCCTGAACCGACTGGACGCCGCGCACCTGAACTCCCCGTACCTGCACCGCTTCCACGACCACGACCGCCAGGACGCGCTGGACCTGCATCTGCCCGCCCTGGGGGAGGCGCTGATGATCATCCAGGGCGCCCTCGCCGGGGACTGCCCGCGCGGTCTGGGGCGCGCCCTGGCCAGCGTGGACAGCCTGAGCCGCACCTTCGAACGCACCCAGGCCCGCCATCCCGTCCTGCGGGCCGGGGAGGTCCCACCCGCGCCTGACCTGCAACCCCTCAGGGACGCCGGACTGGAGCTCCGGTCCGAGGAGGACTTCCAGAAGTACCTGCGGCCGCACGCCGCGCTGCGCGCCCGCCTGCATGCCATGGCCCGCGCCGGAGAGTGGCGCTGGGATCAGGCCGCCACGCCGGTCGCGGACGCCTGA
- the fabZ gene encoding 3-hydroxyacyl-ACP dehydratase FabZ encodes MEPILIQDVLKTLPHRFPFVMVDRVLSVQDGEVHALKNVTVNEPFFPGHFPQEPVMPGVLIVEALAQASMFCLHGQLEPGTIGYLAGVEGARFKRKVIPGDQLHLHAKLEFLRRGLGKTTCRALVDGEVAAEATILFAIAKG; translated from the coding sequence ATGGAACCCATCCTGATTCAAGACGTCCTCAAGACCCTGCCGCACCGTTTCCCGTTCGTGATGGTGGACCGCGTGCTGTCCGTGCAGGACGGTGAGGTGCACGCGCTGAAGAACGTCACGGTGAACGAACCGTTCTTCCCGGGCCACTTCCCGCAGGAGCCCGTCATGCCCGGCGTGCTGATCGTCGAGGCGCTGGCGCAGGCCAGCATGTTCTGCCTGCACGGCCAGCTGGAACCCGGTACGATCGGGTATCTCGCGGGCGTGGAGGGCGCGCGCTTCAAGCGGAAGGTCATCCCCGGTGATCAGCTGCACCTGCACGCGAAACTGGAGTTCCTGCGCCGCGGGCTGGGCAAGACCACCTGCCGCGCGCTGGTGGACGGCGAGGTCGCCGCGGAAGCCACCATCCTGTTCGCCATCGCCAAAGGGTGA
- a CDS encoding rod shape-determining protein, translating to MRLSEDIGIDLGTATFLIYSKSRGLVLQEPSVIAMARDSKQVKAVGEEAYRMIGRTPGGIVAVRPIKDGVIADEGLTEKMISMFLQKVQGGAGRLFGFKPQLMVGVPSNVSDVEKRAVLRAAIASNARRAFLIEEPLAAAIGAGLKIAEPVGSMVVDIGGGSTDVAVISLGGIVVSESLRVAGNEFDESIIRYVRRKHNVLIGERTAEEIKVKVGAAMLLDDGENLTAEVRGRDLINGLPKTISLDSTDVVEALSEPVTKIVEGVKRVLEITPPELVSDIIDRGIVMTGGGSLLRNFDELLRQTTGIPVAVAENAVEAVAVGTGMALEMIPVLGDSLVSSDNYLRR from the coding sequence GTGAGGCTGTCAGAAGACATCGGAATTGACCTTGGAACGGCAACGTTCCTGATTTACAGCAAGAGCCGCGGCCTGGTGCTGCAGGAGCCCAGCGTGATCGCCATGGCCCGTGACAGCAAGCAGGTCAAGGCCGTCGGTGAAGAGGCCTACCGCATGATCGGCCGCACGCCCGGCGGCATCGTCGCCGTACGCCCCATCAAGGACGGGGTCATCGCCGACGAGGGCCTGACCGAGAAGATGATCAGCATGTTCCTCCAGAAGGTGCAGGGCGGAGCCGGCCGCCTGTTCGGCTTCAAGCCGCAGCTGATGGTCGGCGTGCCCAGCAACGTCAGCGACGTGGAAAAACGCGCGGTGCTGCGCGCCGCGATCGCCAGCAACGCCCGCCGCGCGTTCCTGATCGAGGAGCCGCTGGCGGCCGCGATCGGCGCCGGACTCAAGATTGCCGAGCCGGTCGGCAGCATGGTCGTCGACATCGGCGGCGGCAGCACCGACGTGGCGGTCATCTCACTGGGCGGCATCGTGGTCAGCGAGTCGCTGCGCGTCGCGGGGAACGAGTTCGACGAGAGCATCATCCGCTACGTGCGCCGCAAGCACAACGTGCTCATCGGTGAGCGCACCGCCGAGGAGATCAAGGTCAAGGTCGGCGCCGCCATGCTGCTCGACGACGGCGAGAACCTCACGGCGGAAGTGCGCGGCCGCGACCTGATCAACGGCCTGCCCAAGACCATCAGCCTGGACTCCACCGACGTCGTCGAGGCGCTGTCCGAACCCGTCACGAAGATCGTCGAGGGCGTCAAGCGCGTCCTGGAGATCACCCCGCCGGAACTGGTGAGCGACATCATCGACCGCGGGATCGTCATGACCGGCGGCGGCAGCCTGCTGCGCAACTTCGACGAGCTGCTGCGTCAGACGACCGGCATTCCCGTCGCCGTGGCCGAGAATGCCGTCGAGGCCGTCGCCGTGGGTACGGGCATGGCGCTGGAGATGATCCCGGTGCTGGGCGACTCGCTGGTCAGCAGCGACAACTACCTGCGCCGCTGA
- a CDS encoding MGDG synthase family glycosyltransferase: MGDPLRALIVSASFGSGHHQANGALDAALRDLGVPLDARHADLLKYMSTPERVITAGTYDLWLRHAPGLYKAFYHLTDTDRAPTAQAFGWLGYPAMRRDVLDVRPEVVVSSYPTPVALAHNVRRRTGTEFLNGLVITDYRVHQHWARAEADLLMVPNEEAREQLARWRIPPERVEVTGIPIARVYRDLIGADRAALRVKHGLDPELPLILISGGGTGSYRALPQVLRELGNLGQRVQVLVLAGADGHGVVQVGGATLHRLGFTTSFPELLAASDLVVGKAGGLTVAEATTLGVPLVVHAPIPGQEEYNTDYLERHGAALWARQLTDLRPAVLRALDPDERARMSCAARQVSRPDAAEQVARVLLRRLGRV, from the coding sequence ATGGGTGATCCGCTGCGGGCACTGATCGTGTCCGCGTCGTTCGGCAGCGGGCACCACCAGGCGAACGGTGCCCTGGACGCCGCGCTGCGCGACCTGGGAGTGCCACTGGACGCCCGTCACGCGGATCTGCTGAAGTACATGAGCACCCCGGAACGCGTGATCACTGCCGGAACCTACGACCTGTGGCTGCGGCACGCACCGGGCCTGTACAAGGCCTTCTACCACCTGACCGACACGGACCGCGCACCCACTGCGCAGGCCTTCGGGTGGCTGGGCTACCCCGCCATGCGCCGGGACGTGCTGGACGTCCGCCCCGAAGTGGTCGTCAGTTCCTACCCCACCCCGGTCGCGCTGGCGCACAACGTCCGCCGCCGCACCGGCACCGAGTTCCTGAACGGACTGGTCATCACCGACTACCGCGTCCACCAGCACTGGGCGCGGGCCGAGGCGGACCTGCTGATGGTTCCGAACGAGGAGGCCCGCGAGCAGCTCGCCCGCTGGCGCATCCCCCCGGAGCGCGTGGAGGTCACGGGCATTCCCATCGCGCGGGTGTACCGCGACCTGATCGGCGCCGACCGGGCCGCGCTGCGCGTGAAGCACGGCCTGGACCCCGAACTGCCCCTGATCCTGATCTCCGGCGGCGGGACCGGCAGTTACCGCGCGCTGCCGCAGGTGCTGCGCGAACTCGGGAACCTGGGCCAGCGCGTGCAGGTGCTCGTCCTGGCCGGCGCGGACGGGCACGGCGTCGTGCAGGTGGGCGGCGCGACCCTGCACCGCCTGGGCTTCACCACCAGCTTCCCGGAACTGCTTGCCGCGTCCGACCTCGTGGTCGGCAAGGCGGGCGGCCTGACCGTCGCGGAGGCCACCACCCTGGGCGTGCCCCTCGTCGTGCACGCGCCCATCCCCGGTCAGGAGGAGTACAACACCGACTACCTGGAACGCCACGGCGCGGCCCTGTGGGCGCGGCAGTTGACCGATCTGCGCCCGGCAGTGCTGCGGGCCCTGGACCCCGACGAGCGGGCGCGGATGTCCTGCGCCGCCCGCCAGGTCAGCCGCCCGGACGCCGCCGAGCAGGTCGCGCGGGTGCTGCTGCGCCGCCTGGGCCGCGTGTGA
- a CDS encoding LptF/LptG family permease — protein sequence MTRLTRYVTLELLPPLLAGTLLFTAILSFGYFFISSQWLQGVPVALVGQWIAYQVPDTLVKVLPMAVVLMTVVAFGRMSTERELVAVQSGGISLGQVARPAGVVALLVTALSVWLSLWVAPRLNVETRGLYWDVLTGAGLSQLSGKTVDLGDGVTLFMRGYDPAKRELQGVRLERWEPGNARLGTLTFADRATFENRVLTLRGYRVFRVDFGPAARLPGAARDPLTLPGTVAQTFPAIRSGSTLRVDTGLSREETLAKYADAVGADAQGWPELITALTAPGVKAAERDAARVTLNRKLALPFANLVLALAALPFALRYGRTLGVALGLALLLAVAYYLLFFLGLTLAPLLPALPEVGVWLANVLFAALGLTLLRRA from the coding sequence TTGACCCGCCTGACCCGTTACGTGACGCTGGAACTGCTGCCGCCGTTGCTGGCGGGGACGCTGCTGTTCACGGCGATCCTCAGCTTCGGGTACTTCTTCATCTCCAGTCAGTGGCTTCAAGGTGTGCCGGTGGCGCTGGTGGGCCAGTGGATCGCGTATCAGGTGCCCGACACGCTGGTGAAGGTCCTGCCGATGGCGGTCGTGCTGATGACCGTCGTGGCGTTCGGCCGCATGAGCACCGAGCGGGAACTCGTGGCGGTGCAGTCCGGCGGGATCAGCCTGGGACAGGTGGCGCGCCCAGCGGGCGTCGTGGCACTGCTCGTCACGGCGCTGTCGGTGTGGCTGAGCCTGTGGGTCGCCCCGAGGTTGAACGTCGAGACGCGCGGCCTGTACTGGGACGTGCTGACCGGCGCGGGCCTGTCCCAGCTGAGCGGGAAGACCGTGGACCTCGGAGACGGTGTCACGCTGTTCATGCGCGGCTACGACCCCGCCAAGCGGGAGTTGCAGGGCGTGCGCCTGGAACGCTGGGAGCCCGGCAACGCCCGGCTGGGCACGCTGACCTTCGCGGACCGCGCCACCTTCGAGAACCGCGTGCTGACCCTGAGGGGCTACCGGGTGTTCCGCGTGGACTTCGGTCCGGCGGCCCGCCTGCCCGGCGCCGCGCGGGACCCGCTGACGCTACCGGGGACGGTGGCGCAGACCTTCCCCGCCATTCGGTCCGGGAGCACGCTGCGGGTGGACACCGGCCTGAGCCGTGAGGAGACCCTCGCGAAGTACGCCGACGCGGTGGGGGCCGACGCGCAGGGCTGGCCGGAATTGATCACGGCCCTCACAGCGCCCGGCGTGAAGGCCGCCGAGCGGGACGCGGCGCGCGTCACCCTGAACCGCAAGCTGGCGTTGCCCTTCGCGAATCTGGTGCTGGCGCTGGCCGCCCTGCCGTTCGCGCTGCGTTACGGGCGCACGCTGGGCGTCGCGCTGGGGCTGGCACTCCTGCTGGCCGTCGCGTACTACCTGCTGTTCTTCCTGGGCCTGACTCTCGCCCCGCTGCTGCCCGCCCTGCCGGAGGTCGGTGTGTGGCTGGCAAACGTACTGTTCGCGGCACTGGGCCTGACCCTGCTGAGGCGCGCGTGA
- a CDS encoding YkoP family protein, which produces MNRRTMLVPAVLLAAVGAWRWSGLGAVRRARSAQAGLGLIFEGGPHPVVTPLLLDALAAADVRATFALKTAQTGSPEELTREISQRGHDVAVFAPGRGDGQTAGQSVGARPPLWRWLVAFTSGSRVLAGQGGLTVTGDLSGVRPGALLHLPGTDAGLAGRLPSVLADLKAREFEVLPLRDLRGLRPERLRDLPATLLQEVDVWYDRVGRIRRVGNRASSLFRAGVAPYPLADQDLRDGGRVQRGERLVEFHLDSARLTELAERPVAGRRIVTASVRDLARALRDDPDLNTFPAVFSISIFSDVLGLYGFTVVDLPPAHRQRLTWWSRVIRRAYGVSDPQKQHVPKLAVMSRQAFVDRHARD; this is translated from the coding sequence GTGAACCGCCGAACCATGCTGGTCCCTGCCGTCCTGCTTGCCGCCGTGGGGGCGTGGCGCTGGTCGGGGCTGGGAGCGGTGCGGCGGGCGCGGTCCGCGCAGGCGGGCCTGGGCCTCATCTTCGAGGGCGGTCCGCATCCGGTGGTCACTCCACTGCTGCTGGACGCCCTGGCGGCGGCAGACGTCCGGGCGACGTTCGCGCTGAAGACGGCCCAGACCGGCTCCCCGGAGGAGCTGACCCGTGAGATCTCGCAGCGGGGGCATGACGTGGCGGTCTTCGCGCCGGGTCGGGGGGATGGTCAGACGGCGGGCCAGAGTGTCGGCGCGCGGCCCCCGCTGTGGCGCTGGCTGGTGGCGTTCACGTCGGGCTCGCGGGTCCTGGCGGGGCAGGGTGGCCTGACCGTCACCGGGGACCTGAGCGGCGTCCGGCCCGGGGCGCTGCTCCACCTGCCGGGCACGGACGCCGGGCTGGCCGGTCGCCTCCCGTCGGTCCTGGCGGACCTGAAGGCCCGGGAGTTCGAGGTGCTGCCCCTCAGGGACCTGCGGGGCCTGAGGCCGGAACGACTCCGGGACCTGCCCGCCACCCTGCTTCAGGAGGTGGACGTCTGGTACGACCGCGTGGGGCGCATCCGGCGGGTGGGGAACCGGGCCAGCAGCCTCTTCCGGGCGGGCGTGGCCCCGTACCCGCTGGCCGATCAGGACCTGCGGGACGGGGGGCGCGTGCAGCGGGGGGAGCGGCTGGTGGAATTCCACCTGGACAGCGCCCGCCTGACCGAGCTGGCGGAGCGGCCCGTGGCGGGACGGCGCATCGTGACGGCGTCCGTGCGGGACCTCGCGCGGGCGCTGCGGGACGACCCGGACCTGAACACGTTCCCGGCAGTGTTCAGCATCAGCATCTTCTCGGACGTGCTGGGCCTGTACGGGTTCACGGTGGTGGACCTGCCGCCCGCGCACCGGCAGCGGCTGACGTGGTGGTCGCGGGTGATCCGCCGCGCGTACGGCGTGTCCGACCCGCAGAAACAGCACGTGCCGAAACTGGCCGTCATGTCCCGTCAGGCGTTCGTGGACCGGCACGCCCGCGACTAG
- a CDS encoding acyl-CoA dehydrogenase, whose amino-acid sequence MTITEADPGMSFALSSDQRLIVDHVRDYVRAEIAPHAAAFDRSGEYPREQLRGLADLGLMGATIPEQWGGAGLDSVTYALCLEEIAAADASVAVIVSVQNGLPEQMILRYGTDAQRERYLRPLAAGQHIGAFCLTESGAGSDAASLRLQATRDGDAWILNGTKAWITSGGQADTYLVMARTGGPGARGVSCFIVEHDTPGLSFGKPEEKLGLHASHTTTVTFDDVRVPQDQMVGDEGQGLIIALASLDAGRIGIAMQALGIARAAMEHATRYAAEREQFGKPLREFEGVSFKIARMAARIESARLVALKAAWLKDQGRPYGKEASIAKLLASEAAVDVTRDAIQIFGGNGYSREYPVERLYRDAKVTEIYEGTSEIQQLVISRAVFNELT is encoded by the coding sequence ATGACCATCACCGAAGCCGACCCCGGCATGTCCTTCGCGCTCAGCAGCGACCAGCGCCTGATCGTCGATCACGTCCGCGACTACGTCCGCGCGGAGATCGCCCCGCACGCCGCCGCCTTCGACCGCAGCGGCGAGTACCCCCGCGAGCAGCTGCGCGGGCTCGCCGACCTGGGCCTGATGGGCGCCACCATCCCCGAACAGTGGGGCGGCGCGGGCCTCGACTCGGTCACGTACGCGCTGTGCCTGGAAGAGATCGCCGCTGCCGACGCCAGCGTCGCCGTGATCGTCAGCGTGCAGAACGGCCTGCCCGAACAGATGATCCTCCGCTACGGCACCGACGCGCAGCGCGAGCGCTACCTGCGGCCCCTCGCCGCGGGCCAGCACATCGGCGCGTTCTGCCTCACCGAGAGCGGCGCAGGCAGCGACGCCGCCAGCCTCCGCCTCCAGGCCACCCGCGACGGCGACGCCTGGATCCTGAACGGCACGAAGGCCTGGATCACCAGCGGCGGGCAGGCCGACACGTACCTCGTCATGGCCCGCACCGGCGGGCCCGGCGCGCGGGGCGTGTCCTGCTTCATCGTCGAGCATGACACCCCCGGCCTGAGCTTCGGCAAGCCCGAGGAGAAACTCGGCCTGCACGCCAGCCACACCACCACCGTCACCTTCGACGACGTCCGCGTGCCCCAGGACCAGATGGTCGGCGACGAGGGGCAGGGCCTGATCATCGCGCTGGCCAGCCTGGACGCCGGACGCATCGGGATCGCCATGCAGGCCCTCGGGATCGCCCGCGCCGCCATGGAGCACGCCACCCGCTACGCCGCCGAACGGGAACAGTTCGGTAAACCCCTGCGTGAATTCGAGGGCGTGTCGTTCAAGATCGCCCGCATGGCCGCCCGCATCGAGAGCGCCCGCCTGGTCGCGCTGAAAGCCGCTTGGCTCAAGGACCAGGGCCGCCCGTACGGCAAGGAAGCCAGCATCGCCAAACTTCTGGCCAGCGAGGCCGCCGTGGACGTCACGCGGGACGCCATCCAGATCTTCGGCGGCAACGGCTACAGCCGCGAGTACCCCGTCGAGCGCCTGTACCGCGACGCGAAAGTCACCGAGATCTACGAGGGCACCAGCGAGATCCAGCAACTCGTGATCAGCCGCGCGGTCTTCAACGAACTCACCTGA